In a single window of the Acinetobacter tibetensis genome:
- a CDS encoding transporter substrate-binding domain-containing protein yields the protein MSLKRPLTSLLCASTLVFGLSACSGDKTPSSNDSAGKEGSASGTLQKIKQSGTIVLGYRDSSIPFSYIADNPNQPVGYAHDLQLKVVDAVKQKLNMPDLKIRYNLVTSQNRIPLVSNGTVDLECGSTTNNKERQQQVDFSVGYFEVGSRLLTAKDSGVKDFTDLKGKKLVTTAGTTSERYIRQHEKELGIGEIISAKDHAESFLMLQNGRAAAFMMDDILLAGEKSKAKDPNQWMIVGTAPIHEIYGCMLRKGDPEFKQVVDDAIKAIYSSGEINNMYKKWFEQPIPPKNINLNFPMSEQLKALIASPHDRDQ from the coding sequence ATGTCATTAAAACGGCCCCTGACTTCCCTGCTCTGCGCCAGTACATTGGTATTCGGTTTAAGTGCTTGTAGTGGCGACAAGACACCAAGCAGTAATGATTCTGCGGGCAAAGAAGGTTCCGCATCGGGAACGCTACAAAAAATTAAACAGTCAGGTACCATCGTATTGGGTTATCGTGACTCTTCCATTCCATTTTCTTATATTGCCGATAATCCGAATCAACCTGTGGGCTATGCACATGATTTACAACTTAAAGTTGTAGATGCAGTCAAACAAAAACTGAATATGCCCGATTTAAAAATTCGCTATAACTTGGTCACCAGTCAAAACCGTATTCCATTGGTCTCTAATGGTACAGTCGATTTAGAGTGTGGTTCGACCACCAACAACAAAGAACGTCAACAACAAGTTGATTTTTCTGTGGGATATTTTGAAGTGGGTTCGCGTTTACTTACCGCCAAAGACTCTGGCGTGAAAGACTTTACCGACTTAAAAGGCAAAAAACTGGTGACCACCGCAGGGACCACTTCAGAACGTTATATTCGCCAACATGAAAAAGAACTGGGGATTGGTGAAATTATTTCTGCCAAAGACCATGCCGAATCTTTCTTAATGCTACAAAACGGTCGTGCTGCGGCATTTATGATGGATGATATTTTACTTGCAGGGGAAAAATCGAAAGCCAAAGACCCAAATCAATGGATGATTGTGGGCACTGCACCTATTCATGAAATTTATGGCTGTATGCTCAGAAAAGGCGACCCTGAATTTAAGCAAGTGGTAGATGATGCAATTAAAGCAATCTATAGCTCAGGTGAAATTAATAACATGTATAAAAAATGGTTCGAACAACCTATTCCGCCTAAAAATATTAACCTGAACTTCCCAATGTCTGAACAATTAAAAGCTCTTATTGCGTCACCACATGACCGTGATCAGTAA
- a CDS encoding molecular chaperone DnaJ: MSFNLKISLEHRAEQSPQQKKLNRLIERIEQQKQELATWQNAQADIQNYTRSKLLPVYSELHTVLFEQLDTLWNHLASDAFSKADLVQIDTKIAALAKMLKKSQRLTCEQKEQVEKIDTFYMQHAEHVRAKKAKANSIQNHDLAETVEQNVDVDWENYEYDSAQYEAERERAKQLKQQEKREQAAKMAAQSLKTVYLKITAMIHPDREHDEAKKLEKTELLQKVNEAYAEQDLFYLLKLQLQLDTNKGLSSKALSSEQVKFYQLSLEAQSQNLQIQLEEIFTSFHLSSHINTKQLKMSDVYKVIDKDAAELKQQLKWEKERLKHMKKVSGVEMLLEHGVL, translated from the coding sequence ATGTCCTTCAATCTCAAAATCAGCTTAGAGCACAGAGCTGAGCAGTCTCCACAACAGAAAAAATTAAATCGTTTGATTGAGCGTATTGAACAGCAAAAACAAGAACTGGCGACATGGCAAAATGCGCAAGCTGACATTCAAAACTATACGCGCAGTAAGCTTTTACCTGTTTATAGCGAGTTGCACACGGTTTTATTTGAACAGCTTGATACTCTGTGGAATCACTTAGCCAGCGATGCCTTTAGCAAAGCAGACTTGGTACAGATTGATACCAAAATAGCCGCTTTAGCCAAGATGCTAAAAAAATCACAGAGGCTAACTTGCGAGCAAAAAGAACAAGTAGAGAAAATTGATACTTTCTATATGCAGCATGCAGAGCATGTACGTGCGAAGAAAGCCAAAGCAAACTCAATACAAAATCATGACCTCGCTGAAACGGTAGAACAAAACGTGGATGTAGACTGGGAAAATTATGAATATGATTCTGCCCAGTATGAAGCAGAGCGAGAACGTGCCAAGCAGTTAAAACAACAAGAAAAACGTGAGCAAGCAGCCAAAATGGCAGCGCAGTCCTTGAAAACGGTGTATTTAAAAATTACCGCGATGATTCACCCTGACCGTGAACATGATGAAGCGAAGAAATTAGAAAAGACCGAACTTTTGCAGAAGGTCAATGAAGCTTATGCAGAGCAGGATTTATTTTATTTATTAAAACTCCAGTTACAGCTCGACACCAATAAAGGCTTAAGCTCAAAAGCTTTAAGTTCGGAGCAAGTGAAGTTTTATCAGTTGTCTTTGGAAGCACAGAGCCAGAACTTACAAATTCAGTTAGAGGAAATCTTTACGTCTTTTCACTTGAGTAGTCATATCAATACCAAACAGCTCAAAATGAGTGATGTGTATAAGGTGATTGATAAGGATGCTGCTGAGTTAAAGCAGCAGTTGAAGTGGGAAAAAGAACGTTTAAAGCATATGAAAAAGGTGAGTGGGGTAGAGATGTTGTTGGAACATGGGGTTTTGTAA
- a CDS encoding class I SAM-dependent methyltransferase yields MKSVKTFVQDKQKEYLNGWSNDSQSILDKGLYEWMVSQLDPNHQRVLEIGCGVGNSTLALLKSGKKLISVDENYYCIEHTRKLIEMNGFKVLTINDRLDRKLDGAFYATNVKHKSLPNAKTVFEEFDCLLIQSDILQDLKLVEYFKECEIESIICWLIGTHGAKWFDSNLDGWVKSAMDYRLKVQNTVYEISDEILKEGGVLNIIDRSLYLNEEELKNLIINHKDQASVTKLIVSDKVNQIEFGTPSTNGVGMVKQMSRDTNFEKTQEELWLHSVNVYKKRAE; encoded by the coding sequence ATGAAATCAGTTAAAACTTTTGTACAAGACAAGCAAAAAGAATATCTAAATGGATGGTCAAATGACTCACAATCTATTTTAGATAAAGGCTTATATGAATGGATGGTTTCACAGCTAGATCCTAATCATCAAAGAGTATTAGAAATTGGTTGTGGAGTTGGAAATTCAACTTTAGCTTTATTGAAATCAGGCAAGAAATTAATAAGTGTCGATGAAAACTATTACTGTATCGAGCATACACGTAAGCTTATAGAGATGAATGGATTTAAAGTTCTAACGATTAATGATCGTCTAGATAGAAAATTAGATGGTGCATTTTATGCAACTAATGTTAAACATAAATCATTACCAAATGCTAAAACAGTTTTTGAAGAGTTTGATTGTCTATTAATACAGAGCGATATTTTACAAGATCTAAAATTAGTTGAATATTTTAAAGAGTGTGAAATTGAATCGATTATATGTTGGTTGATCGGAACTCATGGTGCTAAATGGTTTGATAGCAATTTAGATGGTTGGGTGAAAAGTGCTATGGACTATCGTTTAAAAGTTCAAAATACAGTTTATGAAATATCTGATGAAATTTTAAAAGAGGGAGGAGTCTTAAATATTATTGATAGGTCATTATATTTAAACGAAGAAGAATTGAAAAACTTAATTATCAATCATAAAGACCAAGCTTCGGTTACTAAACTAATAGTTTCGGATAAAGTAAATCAAATAGAATTTGGTACTCCGTCAACAAATGGAGTGGGGATGGTCAAACAAATGTCACGTGATACCAATTTTGAAAAGACACAAGAAGAACTTTGGTTGCATTCAGTTAATGTATATAAAAAAAGGGCTGAATAA
- a CDS encoding endonuclease domain-containing protein, with protein sequence MKLDPQLLEFAKTMRSNATDTEHLMWQLLRAKRFMNLKFRRQHVIAPYIVDFYCHELGLVIELDGSQHGTDDAIEYDAERTRFLEALDLRVVRYWNHDVLNRTDVVLEDLWRRCSELKQTSP encoded by the coding sequence ATGAAACTAGACCCACAATTATTAGAATTCGCCAAAACTATGCGAAGCAATGCTACAGATACAGAACACCTGATGTGGCAATTACTTCGTGCCAAACGATTTATGAATCTTAAATTTCGTCGTCAACATGTGATTGCACCATATATTGTGGATTTTTACTGTCATGAGTTGGGTTTGGTGATTGAGCTAGATGGTAGTCAGCATGGCACAGACGATGCGATTGAATATGATGCTGAAAGGACAAGGTTTTTAGAGGCTTTGGATTTGAGAGTGGTGAGGTATTGGAATCATGACGTGTTGAATCGGACGGATGTGGTGTTGGAGGATTTGTGGCGGAGATGTTCTGAATTAAAACAGACCTCTCCCTAA